The genome window tcagcatcagtacccggatcagagtacactaagtccagtcagcatcagtacccggatcagagtacactaagtccagtcagcatcagtacccggatcagagtacactaagtccagtcagcatcagtacccggatcagagtacactaagtccagtcagcatcagtacccggatcagagtacactaagtccagtcagcatcagtacccggatcagagtacactaagtccagtcagcatcagtacccggatcagagtacactaagtccagtcagcatcagtacccggatcagagtacactaagtccagtcagcatcagtacccggatcagagtacactaagtccagtcagcatcagtacccggatcagagtacactaagtccagtcagcatcagtacccggatcagagtacactaagtccagtcagcatcagtacccggatcagagtacactaagtccagtcagcatcagtacccggatcagagtacactaagtccagtcagcatcagtacccggatcagagtacactaagtccagtcagcatcagtaacccggatcagagtacactaagtccagtcagcatcagtaacccggatcagagtacactaagtccagtcagcatcagtacccggatcagagtacactaagtccagtcagcatcagtacccggatcagagtacactaagtccagtcagcatcagtacccggatcagagtacactaagtccagtcagcatcagtacccggatcagagtacactaagtccagtcagcatcagtacccggatcagagtacactaagtccagtcagcatcagaacccggatcagagtacactaagtccagtcagcatcagaacccggatcagagtacactaagtccagtcagcatcagtacccggatcagagtacactaagtccagtcagcatcagtacccggatcagagtacactaagtccagtcagcatcagtaacccggatcagagtacactaagtccagtcagcatcagtacccggatcagagtacactaagtccagtcagcatcagtacccggatcagagtacactaagtccagtcagcatcagtacccggatcagagtacactaagtccagtcagcatcagtaacccggatcagagtacactaagtccagtcagcatcagtacccggatcagagtacactaagtccagtcagcatcagtacccggatcagagtacactaagtccagtcagcatcagtaacccggatcagagtacactaagtccagtcagcatcagtacccggatcagagtacactaagtccagtcagcatcagtacccggatcagagtacactaagtccagtcagcatcagtacccggatcagagtacactaagtccagtcagcatcagtaacccggatcagagtacactaagtccagtcagcatcagtacccggatcagagtacactaagtccagtcagcatcagtacccggatcagagtacactaagtccagtcagcatcagtacccggatcagagtacactgaagtccagtcagcatcagtacccggatcagagtacactgagtccagtcagcatcagtacccggatcagagtacactgagtccagtcagcatcagtacccggatcagagtacactgagtccagtcagcatcaggacccggatcagagtacactgagtccagtcagcatcagtacccggatcagagtacactgagtccagtcagcatcagtacccggatcagagtacactgagtccagtcagcatcagtacccggatcagagtacactgagtccagtcagcatcagtacccggatcagagtacactgagtccagtcagcatcagtacccggatcagagtacactgagtccagtcagcatcagtacccggatcagagtacactgagtccagtcagcatcagtacccggatcagagtacactgagtccagtcagcatcagtacccggatcagagtacactgagtccagtcagcatcagtacccggatcagagtacactgagtccagtcagcatcagtacccggatcagagtacactgagtccagtcagcatcagtacccggatcagagtacactgagtccagtcagcatcagtacccggatcagagtacactaagtccagtcagcatcagtacccggatcagagtacactaagtccagtcagcatcagtacccggatcagagtacactaagtccagtcagcatcagtacccggatcagagtacactaagtccagtcagcatcagtacccggatcagagtacactaagtccagtcagcatcagtacccggatcagagtacactgagtccagtcagcatcagtacccggatcagagtacactgagtacagtcagcatcagtacccggatcagagtacactgagtccagtcagcatcagtacccggatcagagtacactgagtccagtcagcatcagtacccggatcagagtacactaagtccagtccgcATCAGTACccagatcagagtacactgagtccagtcagcatcagtacccggatcagagtacactgagtccagtcagcatcagaacccggatcagagtacactaagtccagtcagcatcagtacccggatcagagtacactgagtccagtccgcatcagtacccggatcagagtacactgagtccagtcagcatcagtacccggatcagagtacactaagtccagtcagcatcagtacccggatcagagtacactaagtccagtcagcatcagtacccggatcagagtacactaagtccagtcagcatcagtacccggatcagagtacactaagtccagtcagcatcagtacccggatcagagtacactaagtccagtcagcatcagtacccggatcagagtacactaagtccagtcagcatcagtacccggatcagagtacactgagtccagtcagcatcagtacccggatcagagtacactgagtccagtcagcatcagtacccggatcagagtacactgagtccagtcagcatcaggacccggatcagagtacactaagtccagtcagcatcagtacccggatcagagtacactaagtccagtcagcatcagtacccggatcagagcacactaagtccagtcagcatcagtacccggatcagagtacactaagtccagtccgcGGCACATCACTTCCTGATGTATCACATGTCTCCTGATCCGAGTCCCTGAGCgtgtctggccgtgcagcactctcAGCGCCACAGACTGGATGAAGCATTATGTCAGCAACACGTTGAGTTGAGGAAACTCTGAGTCAGAGGTGATGAGAGTCAGACGGTGTGTTAGACGGGCCGTGATATCATGAACCTGCTGATGGACGCATTCCAACACTTGTTCtgctccagctgtgttcaccttgcagctgcagctctgaggctttgatcctgatcaagtgttcgagtcatgtttaaagtttaacttcttcatatgtctaatattagagttcacttttcattcaggaagtgtgacgctgcgctgtcagtagcttctccatgtctgtgattggtcgaatgctccagatcccacccctctcatgtgaacacctagctagataggacacggctggctgagcgatccacttgatgacccgcgtcgtaggaccgcttagcgagagcgcgtatgttttggattaggccaaccggctaactcaaacatatcaggttaggttgaaccggcttcgtaggacAGATGCCTCTGGAGCTTCAGCCCGATCACCTGATGCCTCTGTTACTTTTGAAGTAAAACAATAGGATGTTTTGAAACAACGTAACCTTAGAAAAGTAGAAACCACGATGTTTCATATTCAAAATGTAGTAAcagtaaaaagaaaaatcattcaataaaataaaatctattttcATTAATAAATCACTCGTCGACCCattcattaaaataaagaataatTAAAGAACCAAACCATTAAATCAGTACCTTTAATACATCCATCGATATTTCTAAATGTATTCTAACATTGTAATCCTGATAGTAATCTCAATTACACGGTAATCTGATTACTTATTTTTGTATGTAATTGTAAATGAATACAGTTACCTTTCTTATGTACCCTGATTATATAACTCCCAAAGCCTTCatgcataatatatatatttaaaggtTTAATAAAAACATGCAGTAATGACTAGCAGGCAGACACGTGGTATTTGTTGGATTTACTACAGATAATGTTGTGTATTTGTACAGGGAGATGTATATTCTGTGTATAATAGGTAGTATTTCACATGCAGTTGCAGGGAATGGCCTGCTGTGTTTATCTCTGCTAGGCCTCAGTGTTGCCACAGAGCTGCCAGCTGACGCCATATCCCCTTTAATGGAGGTAAAGAGCCGCAAATCATCAATTACCAACAACCTGTCCGTGTTTTCATGGCAGATTCTGCACATCTGGATAATGATCCGGATCACTGAGCCCTGGCAGTATccgacagaggagctgcatcaTCAGGCATCCATACCCTTATATGTACCTGGGCTAGGATAGTGCAACGTAATAACAAATGCATGCTTCTCCTGCTCGAATCGCCATTATAGCATCAATAATACACCAAAACACCCGGAACTGAGGTGTGCTAAATAACATTTTGCAGATATTATGATGGAAACTGAAACATGCGGGCTATGACATTATGTAATGCATGATTATAATATTCATTCTCAGTGTTATTGATGGTCCACTGGTCAGATCCCTGATGTATTATGACCTAAGTATAAAGGAAAGACAATTAGCTCAACACGACATGAGAGGTGATATCCAAATGCTCGCTAAATTGAATCCTGCTCCGGAAAACATCGTTTTAAGGTGGACTTGGTAATTGTAAAAGTTATATACACTTAATAAAAAGAGCACATCCTTTATGTGAATGAATACACTCTACTTTACAATTCGGCGTGCATTATATTTCCAAACATGccctacatttttttaaatgtcatttcttTAGCTGCTTCAGCCCTCATTTCCACTAGCTTCCTCTGACCAAAACACAACGTGGCGCCTGATGACGGATGGTGGGGAAACGGCTAAATATGggattttatattattataatgtTTTATAGTAAACTAAACACACCCCGAATTTAAGAAAAACTTGTATTTGATcataaacaataagtaaagtctatTTTTAAAGCACCTATAGTGTTAAATTATTGCAAAATGGTGGAATTGTCACATGTGTTAAGGTAGTTTGGTGAAGCTTTGCTACATACAACACATACGACACTAAATTAGCACCAAGCTATTTAAACCACGATGGTTGCATTTTTAGATGAATGTGCATAAAGTTACCTTTGCGAACAGAAGAGCAGGGGGGGTGTTCAGGCGATGCAGCTATCCGGCGGAGAGAGCCTCTGCCCGGGCACCAGCCTGCTGTCAGAGCCGATAACAGCGGAGGATccaggaagaggagggagaagtactcaggtagtaaagtacaagtactcagatcatgaaGTAAAGTATAAGTAGCCAACTCGGATCAtgtaataaaagtagaagtactcagatcttgtacttgagtaaaagtagttgtactcagatcttgtacttgagtacaagtagaagtattcaggtcttgtacttgagtaaaagtacttgtactcagatcttgtacttgagtaaaagtacttgtactcagatcttggtcttgagtaaaagtagaagtactcagatcttgtacttgagtaaaagtacttgtactcagatcttgttcttgagtaaaagtagaagtactcagatcttgtacttgagtaaaagtagaagtactcagattgtgtacttgTGTATGTTTTGCTTACATATTTAACTGTAACATATGAAGTGTATACTTAAGATGTTATAAATGTAAGACCGCTAAGACACAAGTGTAAATAGTAAGGCTGTGTCCACTGAACAGattaaaaacacacattaaAGACGGTTCAACCTTTTTTTATTAGTACTTCATCCTAAAAGTCCATCAGACGGGGACTGGCTGTTTGTTGAAGGCACATCAGGTTCCAAGGGTACAGACAAGTCCTGGGTTAAATCCTCACCCCATGCATTCTTCTACTTAGCAACAACTAGTTTTAAACGCATTATGTACCcacttattcaaaagaaaacacCCGTGGTATTCATGTACTGCAGATACACACAGAAGTATTATGTTCTGTGTTTTTACAGCAATACAACAGATTGTGACTTGGTTGATGAAAGTACCATCACTTGTGGTTCACCTGCAGTCACTCCATCAGTACAACGCGACACTAGTTTGACTTCATTATTTCAGCGCTTACACGAGGACAGGTTGGGTTTAGAACGAGGGCATCACGAGGGTCCCTATGTTTGTTTTACTGCGTTAATTTACAGACAGCAGGTACACATGTCCTTGTTTCTATTGAGGCGAATAAAGTCTCAGCTCTTAAAGAATTACAATAAGTGATTTTTCCCAGACACTTAAAACACAACCaaaagcaaaacacacacacacacagcatccattaacacacacacacacacacacacacacacacacacttactaaAGGGTTTCAAACGTATCTTTGATTAAATGTAAACATGGATCCTCTCTGACGGGCGATGTCTGCAGGAGTCACACGGGCAGACACTAAACGAGCGCCGTGGACCCAGGTGACCTAATGGATAAAGCAACGACAACTGAAAGGAAGCAGAACTCGAACGTGGAGAGGGTTCCTAAAATGTCCTAAAATGTCAAATATATAAATTGCACACGAGCTCGTCAGTAAAGCAGTCCCTACGTGCGGCACATGAATAGATATGGGTTATTATTTCTGTCCCTTGGTTACCGCAGACTGTGTCTAATGACGTGGGCCGGACTTTGTTGTCACTAAGATGTGATTACAGCCACGTCCGTAAATGACCTGATGACTTTGCAGTTTATTCCAATAAAGGCTTTTATCTCGTCGTCAAGCCGGTGGGTTTTGCAGAATCGTTTCTTAAATGCGTCCGTAGTTTGTAGACCAGCGTCTTGTTTTAACCTCCACCTCCAGCGCGACGAGTCATCACGACGTCTGGATCCCAGATACTGCACATATTGGTGCTTCCACAAAACAGAATAGATACTCCTCTGCCATGTGGCTGACAACAGAAAGCAGACCCAGAACCCGGAGAGACACTTATCAAATCAGAATCCTTTTTTTTGTAtcaatttctctttttttttaagttagctagctggccggctctctggtgattggtcaaccagcttagagatgtcccgcctcttagcctatcacgtaccatgtgttggagcgctctCGATGTCCCTATCGGCTCAGGAACAGGGGATTTGAGCccctgcagaccgtttacatgcactaacaGCTATAGGACACGAGAGGAAAAGGGACAGCAGAAAGACAGTGGGCAGACTAGGCGTTGCGCAGCACGGAGTTCTCCAGGCTGAAGTCGTACTGGAAGCTGCTCAGGTTGTAGCTCAGCTCTGGGTCCAGCAGCAGGTCTGGGATCAGCTGCAGGCTGGACATCACTGTGAGGACGTGAGGGGACAGAGAGAAGGGGACGTCCTCCAGGAGGTCCGGCAGGACGGAGGAAGACTCCCCCaccgaggaagaggaggaggggggaggaagGGGGGCGGGACGCTTTATATCAGAGGCGAGAGCGGGGTACGGACAGGAGgcctgaggaagaggaggaggaagaggagagagagagagagagagaggggtttcATCATCACGGGGGTCGCTCCATTTTATAATTAAAGAatgatacaaataaatatatgtatgtttTTATAAAAGCACAAGTTAGAGTAAAAAGataaacattaaatacaaatatttatttaaacatgAAAAGTATTTGaggtaaaataaaatacagaaaaGAATAATGTTTAGAAACATGGGAATGTGAAAATGTCTCACTGAGGGAGAGGGTTCAggggcaggaggaagaggaggaggaggacgaagaggaggaagaggaggggcgGGACGCTTTACCTCAGAGGGGAGAGAGGGGTACGGAcaggaggactgaggaggaagaggaggaagaggaagaggaggggcgGGACGCTTTACCTCAGAGGGGAGAGAGGGGTACGGAcaggaggactgaggaggaagaggaggaggaggaagaagagagaaGGATTTCATTATCACGAAGGAACTGTGAAAGTTAGTCCATTTAATAAATAAAGaatgataaaaaaaataaaaagagaaatataaaataaaatgtaaaacataataTTTGAtgatagtttgttaaatattgaACACTTAAATCTCCACATGAGGAGAATAAGAACTCTTTATGAGACCTCACCTTGGGCGGCTGCACGATGACGTACCCTGAAGACGGCTGAGCGACGCTCTGAGTCCGAGTCTTCCCCCTCTGCTCCTCCAGCGTCTCCCCT of Pseudochaenichthys georgianus unplaced genomic scaffold, fPseGeo1.2 scaffold_1720_arrow_ctg1, whole genome shotgun sequence contains these proteins:
- the umad1 gene encoding UBAP1-MVB12-associated (UMA)-domain containing protein 1 isoform X2 is translated as MLSFLGLRKESKKSPSEKEADGGFTIVGETLEEQRGKTRTQSVAQPSSGYVIVQPPKSSCPYPSLPSEVKRPAPPLPLPPLPPQSSCPYPSLPSEASCPYPALASDIKRPAPLPPPSSSSSVGESSSVLPDLLEDVPFSLSPHVLTVMSSLQLIPDLLLDPELSYNLSSFQYDFSLENSVLRNA
- the umad1 gene encoding UBAP1-MVB12-associated (UMA)-domain containing protein 1 isoform X1 encodes the protein MLSFLGLRKESKKSPSEKEADGGFTIVGETLEEQRGKTRTQSVAQPSSGYVIVQPPKSSCPYPSLPSEVKRPAPPLPLPPLPPQSSCPYPSLPSEVKRPAPPLPPLRPPPPLPPAPEPSPSASCPYPALASDIKRPAPLPPPSSSSSVGESSSVLPDLLEDVPFSLSPHVLTVMSSLQLIPDLLLDPELSYNLSSFQYDFSLENSVLRNA
- the umad1 gene encoding UBAP1-MVB12-associated (UMA)-domain containing protein 1 isoform X4, which codes for MLSFLGLRKESKKSPSEKEADGGFTIVGETLEEQRGKTRTQSVAQPSSGYVIVQPPKSSCPYPSLPSEASCPYPALASDIKRPAPLPPPSSSSSVGESSSVLPDLLEDVPFSLSPHVLTVMSSLQLIPDLLLDPELSYNLSSFQYDFSLENSVLRNA
- the umad1 gene encoding UBAP1-MVB12-associated (UMA)-domain containing protein 1 isoform X5 — protein: MLSFLGLRKESKKSPSEKEADGGFTIVGETLEEQRGKTRTQSVAQPSSGYVIVQPPKASCPYPALASDIKRPAPLPPPSSSSSVGESSSVLPDLLEDVPFSLSPHVLTVMSSLQLIPDLLLDPELSYNLSSFQYDFSLENSVLRNA
- the umad1 gene encoding UBAP1-MVB12-associated (UMA)-domain containing protein 1 isoform X3: MLSFLGLRKESKKSPSEKEADGGFTIVGETLEEQRGKTRTQSVAQPSSGYVIVQPPKSSCPYPSLPSEVKRPAPPLPPLRPPPPLPPAPEPSPSASCPYPALASDIKRPAPLPPPSSSSSVGESSSVLPDLLEDVPFSLSPHVLTVMSSLQLIPDLLLDPELSYNLSSFQYDFSLENSVLRNA